TTTATCAGAATCTTCTGTGTTTCAGCTTTTTAagatatttttaaagggaaactttacccTTAAACATTGCTTGTCTAAATAAATGTATGTCACGTAAAACAGCCCACATGGTAAATATTGTTGCttataaataaaacctttttttataaaacaaatgtagGCATATATTTTCCTATCATGTGCCATTGGATTATGCTAAATTGAAAAACTGCCCTTGAGTTGAATGTTGTACTGTGCTCACACATAAACAACACATACATGCTGAGAAGGATGTACACCGCACAATGTTGGCTTGGGGATAAATTATGGGTCAATTATtaggatataaattatctgttggttaagtgtaCATGTTAAAAGTAAGGTTTTCCTCTGAATTCAGATTGCAATTAGTTTAGTGTGTCTAtttataaaatctaaaaaaataatgcATCTGTTTGCATTGCTACATTTAATTAGTagtcttatttatttaattatttatttttaattggaagtttttgttttttttatttgaacacatTTTCCATATTactaaataagcaagcatttgagtTTTCTTAAAATGCTGAAAAAACTTAAAGCCCACTAAGGGATAGAGTCTatgatattttcagaaaatacaaatgaatacaTTCATGATCATAGCAGGGTAATATCGTACCAAATTACTATAAGGGcccgggtgtaaaaaccccgagCCAGTCACAGGTATAGACAACCCCACTGTATCATATGAGATTATCAGAGTTTTACAGAGTCAAAATTCAACGCAAAGCAAAGCTCACCCAGGTCcagaagtggtccgggtgctcaaggccccgaatcCGTAGCCAATGGGAGACGAATCAAACTGTTGTAATGGAACTCCAAGCACAACCGGACACAGGAGTCTGCTAAAAAGCAAACTTTATTCTTCCATTAAAATCAAGGTGCCTTGATTTTAATGGAAGAATAATGTTCGCTTTTTAGCAGACTCCTGTGTCCGGTTGTGCTTGGAGTTCCATTACAACAGTTTCTTAAAATACTagtttatttaatttagaaaaagcctcttgaattcacaaatttgaaaattgataaataagcccattagacATGGTATTGATTTTACCAATAGATATTTTATGAATATTCCATGAAATTTTGTACACTAACTAGGTACAAGGTAACAGTGTGCATGGGATAACAATGAAAATGCATATGCCAGTGTGAactgaaagagaaaatatatTAGGAGGGGAAGAAAAGGCAATGTGCAGAAGTATATGGATACTGTGTATTTCCACAATTATAGGGTATCAGCTGTTTTGTGGACTACTCAAGATTGGTTTTCTTGATTTCAAATTTAATTTGAAATAGGTTCTGTCCTACTACTAGGGTAGGTTGCATTTAGGCAGGTAACCCATTCATGATGTGCCAGCACTCTAAAGCACTAGCAGGGGTAAGGCTGGTGTTCACAAGCACTCACAAAAAAAATATAGGAGTGGACCCTAAGAGATGTTACACCATTCTGTGGTATTGTTTGGTATGTCATCTGACAGCTTCCGATTCTGTTGTCAACATTTCTTTGAttttgtttgaattattttaatacaaattatttacaATAATTTTATCGCACTCCCAACATGGCACTTTAGGTATTCTGTTTCTGCAACACACTAATTCTGTTGAGCTACTGTTTATGCCTGGACTGGAAAGAGCTAATAGAGAATGCTAGTTACTAGATGCATTTATTATAGGTAATCAGCTTTgaaaaaggaactgaaatgttccAAAAGCTTGCTGTTATTATCATCCTATTTAGCCAATAGGTACAGGTgtggaacctgttatctagattggtcgggacctgggtttttccggataagggatctttccataatttgcatctccataacttaagtctgctaaaaatcatttaaatattgtataacccaataggattgttttgcctccagtaaggattaattatattttagttgtgatcaagtacaaggtactgttttattattacagagaaaagggaaatcatttttaaaaattagaattatttgcttataatggagtctatgggagatggtctttccgtaattcagaactttccggataacgggtttctggataagggatcccagaccTGTATAACCTTTACACAGCAAAAATCAAATCACACAAAAATGGCCAGAGAACACTTATTTGTAATGCCAGAGAGATTTTTCTAATAGAATCAGGATCTGTCAGAAGTCATGATTATCCATGATTACTTTATGCTTTAAAAGTTCACATAAGGAATTTTTAACCTACCTAACATGCTGTTAATGGAGGGTCTCCATTAACCCCCTGCTTACAAAAGAAAATAGATATTAAAATGAGGTGCAAAATCTCTCTAGATTGATGCTACAAGGTTCAGTCCCCCATTTGTATGAATATTCTGATGATCTAgttattagtaaataattttaAGATATAACTAAACTATGCAGTCTGTTATAGGCCAAATATATATTATCTAAAGTAATAGTATGTGATACcgtatttgtatatttattatagaaaaaattatattatgcttGTTTGTATCAGTATTCACACAATAAATAAACTACCTTGAAAAAAACACAAGGTGCATAACTGGTTCTAAACCAATTTTTGGATAATTTGCAATTTAATTAGGATTTAATATGACAGGGATTTAACTGGCAACATAAAGCTAAATGTCCAGTAATTTGCATTTTTTCCCTCTAGGACCACCATCAGCTCCAAAAGATTTGGTTTATAGCATGAAGCAAACAACATTGATTCTAGAATGGAATGCTCCAGTGGACACAGGAGGGAGGGGCGACATTACCTATAATGTCTTCTGCGACAAATGTTCTGTGGCCTTCCAGCAGTGTGAGGCCTGCGGAAGCAGTATTGGCTTCGTACCTCAGCAAACTGGATTAGTAGATCGAACCGTTACCTTGGTGAATTTATTGCCACATGTTAACTACACTATTCGGGTGGAATCTGTGAATGGAGTGTCTGATTTTAGCCTGTATGCCAACGAGTTTGCCGAAATCAACATTTCAACTGGCAATGCAGGTATTGTAGCTCTAATGTCTTGTGCCATTGCTTgctctttttttacatttcagtatTAAAAATGAAGATTTTGATATTGTATTAatggttattaataataatgtagcTAATTTAATTATAGCCCTAGAGCTCAACAGGAGCTTATTCTGGATAGGGATGCAAGTGCtactactctaaggggcacatttactaacccacgaacgggtcgaaatgagtccgattgcgtttttttcgtaatgatcggtattttgcgattttttcgtattttttgcgattttttcggcgtctttacgaatttttcgttaccaatacgatttttgcgtaaaaacgcgagtttttcgtagccattacgaaagttgcgtaaaatctggcgatttttcgtagcgttaaaacttgcgcaaaaagttgcgcttttttcgtagcgttaaaacttatgcgaaacttcgcaccttttaagttttaacgctacaaaaaaggcgcaacttttcgcgtaagttttaacgctacgaaaaaatcgggcgattctacgcaactttcgtaatggctacgaaaaactcgcgtttttatgcaaaaattgtattggtaacgaaaaattcgtaaagacgccgaaaaaatcgcaaaaaatacgaaaaagtcgcaaaatgttcgttttcaagtcggaagttttccaattcgggtcgaattcgtgggttagtaaatcagcccctaaagatGCACAAAATTACTTGCTTAGAGCCCAAACAAAATGGGCCTTCATTCCGTGCTGCATATCTTCCCCACCTCCTCCCATATGTCACCCCACCAGTACGCAGCGCATGCAGGGGCTGACCTACACATACAGACAAACCTCTATGCCATTTTTATTAGTAGTTATATTATATGTTTGAACTAAacatcatattcccatcagtcttATCAAATTGCTAGACTTAAGGGCATATATATCACAGTCATTAGAATTACGTGCCACCAGTCGGTTTGGATAAATCACACAcagtgcacctactgatgcagaGCAACCTTGGAACTACCACTACCTAAGATAAGggacattttttttcaatgtgtGGTTAACACTTATAGGTGACTCAATTTACCCTTAATGTTTACAGGTGTGGTAATTCTAGAGTCCCCTTGGTAGGTTTCATCAGTAGGCCAACTAATGGCAAGCAAATCCATTGGTACTATTATAATGATGTGTACATTCACAGTGTAGTACTCATGACATTCCTACCAACTTACACAAAATTTATGGAAATTTCAAAGATAATTGAAAATCATTTCATTAAGGACTTCTTACCTTATTAGGacactttagggttgattcactaaagtgcgctaatttttatcgcacgcttttttgcattaaaaaagacgcgacaattagcgcgcgattcactacagtattatcgcatgcgttacttggcgcgcaaccacatgcggtaatgttaacgcatgcattaattagcgcgcagaaaagaatactaatgcatgattcacaaacacttagacgtgctaaatatcgcattagactatgcgaaaattaacacctacttgaggcaggcggtaattatagaaaagtacagttaatgagcttttggcaataaaatatggactttgcagtgttatttattcaagtctgtgttggccctagagtgatgtatcctccagaagcatataaatataaatagtagcatataaatagtagccgcatataaatagtgcatataaatagtagccacatataaatagtagccacatataaatagtgcatataaatagtagcatataaatagtagccacatataaatagtagcatataaatatttatatgcggctactatttatatgctactatttatatgcactatttatatgtggctactatttatatgctactatttatatgcactatttatatgtggctactatttatatgcactatttatatgtggctactatttatatgtggctactatttatatgctactatttatatgctactatttatacgcggcgactattagcgcacataataataggcgttaattagcgagcATGCAAtaaatgccgcatgcaatattgcgcgtaaattagcgcaagtatgcttatagtgaatcgtgcgttaagtagcgaaaatttagacgcgataaaatttttatcgcacgctataaatagcgcacgttttaatgcactttagtgaatcagcccttttgtAACCTATTTGTAACATATTTAATCAGATTACCTTCAAGTTCTAAAAAGGGTACCTTCCTTCTCAGTAAGTCAtttaaaggaagagtaacactGAAAATCTATTCTATACCCCTCTAACAATGCATCTACCATGCACAATGTTTCCTATTTCAAGTGCATTATGTAAAATTACTATTAAAAAAATTCTCAGAAAAGGCAACAGGGCAGCTTCAACTGTACTGGACCCTACGTGCAGGCTCCACAGCTCCCGGCATCACCTCCTTTAACCAGAAGCCGGTTTTTGTAGcttaatgaaggatttttttagCCCCTTGTAAgctttctgtttcttctgtaacATTCCTGCAAATTACTTTATGGGGATGGGAATGCGCAGATTGACTTTGTGGATTTATGGCTGATCTGGGTGCTGCCTTCTCTTCTcttacagcaaccaatcatgAGTTAAATCATGAGTTAAAATACACAAGGCCTAGAAGATCCTTTGCAACTGGCTTCCGGTTTCAAGGGGATTATGTTGGGAGGTGAAGTCTAGCACATGTGCATAGGGTCTGGCACAGTTGAAGTCACCCTATCGTTTTTTTTAGAGAACAGGAAGAAAACTTTTTTAATGGaaattttacaaaaaagaaatatcGTGAATGTAGATGTATTGTTAGGGGCGTATAGAATGGACTTAattatttttagtgttactgttcctttaagaacaggTCTCCAAAAACATCCTTCAAGAGAGAATTAATTTCCACTTTAAGATGTAGTAACAGTTAAATCTATATTGGTACTGTACAGATACAGTAATAAAACACAGGATAACTCCTGCTGATTTAAGTGGAAATTCCCATGTTCCCTAATCAGCAGAGTAATGAATAAACCCTTAAGTGAATGGAGATTTGAGGCATGCAGTGTAAGTTAAGCATAGCACTTCAAACTGATTAATAGCATGGAATACAGACATTTATCTTGCCGTCTATTTTAAATAATTGTCAGTAGAGTTACATGAAATATCCATAAGTTATGCAGCAATGAAGGCCTTCgtgcagttttctccttacaTAGAAATTCCTTGTAGAATCTGAAACAGCTGAAATTTGACATTTTATATAATCCCACAGCTCCCTCttcttaaatacatttacatataaataacaaaaatgcagcttttttgtACTTGAAATTGATAGTGAAACTGACATTGATGAATCTGTTTCACCCAACACTTTGAGATGATTATTTGAAGTCTTGATCAGTTCTATCTcttcacaatatatatttatcaagTGTTCATTATATCTTTATATGTTTCAAACTGCATTGAACTTTTTCTTGGATATTTTTATTTGGCAGCAAACTTTCATGAATTACAGGGAGTGTTAATATATAATGGGAAATGCTGATTTATCACTTATATGAatacatagctcccaactgtcccgattttcacgagacagtccctcttttgacagctcaacccgcggTCCCGGATTCTTATCGAAAAGTCCCTCTTttacctttgatctcctgcactgagctaaaaaagacacaaatttaattaaaaagtagcttttagtAGAGAAATCTTAATGATctttacctgcacttagatacattgtttctcacatttaattaaaaagtagcttttggcagagagcccagaaatcttaacgagcttcatctgcacttagatacattgtttctcacatttaattaaataggtagcttttggcagagagcccagaaagttaacaagccacacctgcacttagatacaattgtaactaatgagttaaacaggtctcttgggggaactgagacttgcatcttaaaggacaatttcagcttttttaacaattCAGTAATAACACAAAAACAAGACCCCAGAGTGTACCTTCAGGACACCTGGGGCGGGAggc
This sequence is a window from Xenopus tropicalis strain Nigerian chromosome 2, UCB_Xtro_10.0, whole genome shotgun sequence. Protein-coding genes within it:
- the LOC116408596 gene encoding ephrin type-A receptor 7-like, which codes for MSSRLQLCVPCPQHSYTNQESSTVCSCERNFFRSPLDSPSTSCTRPPSAPKDLVYSMKQTTLILEWNAPVDTGGRGDITYNVFCDKCSVAFQQCEACGSSIGFVPQQTGLVDRTVTLVNLLPHVNYTIRVESVNGVSDFSLYANEFAEINISTGNAGIVALMSCAIACSFFTFQY